A genomic segment from Asterias amurensis chromosome 6, ASM3211899v1 encodes:
- the LOC139939045 gene encoding GTPase Era, mitochondrial-like isoform X1, which produces MAAPMCQSISRLLRTRFAICLQFQRVEKPLVCTHCRQSSSRVTTKEGAVHNGLRQDDPFSTNGVEENKEKTHSGIPISSEKALQEMLLLKKPNLPDDSRVLNVAIIGSPNAGKSTLINRLMGQRICSVSSKVHTTRSTALAVLTRNNTQIVLLDTPGMVSHLHGRRHQLSRPLLVDPKNSLEKADLAIVLVDASNKWTCEKISPEILVALHHNPNVQSVLVLNKVDLISSKQQLFSLTAQLTEGVIGNHKFTLDNRTAYSLGKVETSPMLSHKYKPRMQPDDIQSIPMNKSERTDQVQEVTTDSRDNYEADIPTFVPQNPDANDKVPSRSNDSSSTESSKSGIDPVLNLDSVSHQKFNTLGDYVSTLEGFSSKSSAVEAEEVSTKSEEMQEDQKRVKQEQRELLKMMMKRNGWDRFDAVFMVSALSGEGLEDVKEHLMEKAVPGIWEYHEDVVTNLSPEEILVEAIREKLLEHLPQEVPYNLSQRNELWTTLDCGKLRIIQKIVCHKKSHVNMLKKRIGIIAREAEDSLVEAFHQDVHLTLGIKQ; this is translated from the exons ATGGCGGCCCCCATGTGTCAATCTATTTCTCGATTACTACGGACACGTTTTGCAATATGCCTGCAATTTCAAAGAG TGGAAAAACCACTTGTCTGCACTCACTGCAGACAGTCTTCTTCTCGTGTTACAACAAAAGAGGGCGCAGTTCACAATGGCCTTCGTCAAGATGACCCATTTTCCACAAATGGAGTTGAAGAGAACAAGGAAAAAACCCACAGTGGAATTCCTATCAGTTCAGAGAAAG CTCTCCAGGAGATGTTATTGCTCAAGAAGCCCAATCTGCCAGACGATTCACGAGTCCTAAATGTCGCCATCATCGGGTCACCCAACGCTGGCAAATCAACACTTATCAATCGACTCATGGGTCAAAGG ATTTGTTCGGTCTCAAGTAAAGTCCACACAACGCGCTCTACTGCCCTGGCTGTTCTCACAAGAAATAATACACAAATT GTGTTATTGGATACTCCTGGTATGGTTAGTCACTTACATGGGAGAAG ACATCAGTTATCACGACCTCTGCTGGTTGACCCCAAGAACAGCCTGGAAAAAGCAGACCTTG ctATTGTGCTAGTAGATGCTTCAAACAAGTGGACATGCGAGAAAATATCCCCCGAGATACTGGTGGCTTTGCATCATAATCCGAACGTACAATCTGTATTGGTGCTCAACAAG GTTGACCTGATCAGCAGCAAGCAGCAACTGTTTTCTCTCACTGCTCAGCTGACCGAAGGAGTCATCGGCAATCACAAATTCACACTGGACAATAGGACAGCCTACTCTCTAGGCAAGGTCGAGACGAGTCCCATGCTCTCACACAAATACAAACCAAGAATGCAACCAGATGATATTCAAAGCATTCCTATGAACAAATCAGAGAGAACTGATCAAGTTCAGGAAGTCACCACAGACTCTAGAGACAATTATGAGGCAGACATTCCAACATTTGTTCCGCAAAATCCTGATGCTAATGACAAAGTACCCAGTAGAAGCAATGATTCAAGTTCGACTGAGAGCTCCAAGAGCGGCATCGACCCTGTATTAAATTTAGACAGCGTGTCTCATCAGAAGTTCAACACTTTAGGAGATTATGTCAGCACCTTGGAGGGGTTTAGTTCAAAGAGCAGTGCGGTCGAGGCAGAAGAAGTCTCTACAAAATCTGAAGAGATGCAGGAGGATCAGAAGAGGGTGAAGCAGGAGCAGCGAGAGCTTTtaaagatgatgatgaagagaAATGGCTGGGATAGGTTTGATGCTGTGTTCATGGTCTCTGCCCTCAGTGGAGAGGGGCTGGAGGATGTCAAG GAACACCTGATGGAGAAGGCAGTTCCGGGTATCTGGGAGTACCACGAAGATGTTGTAACCAATTTGTCCCCTGAGGAAATTCTGGTTGAAGCCATCCGAGAGAAACTACTGGAGCATCTTCCACAGGAAGTACCTTACAATCTCAGCCAG AGAAATGAGTTATGGACAACGCTGGATTGTGGGAAACTGCGCATTATTCAGAAGATTGTTTGTCACAAGAAATCCCACGTG aacaTGTTGAAGAAAAGGATTGGCATTATAGCGCGGGAGGCAGAGGATAGCTTAGTGGAGGCGTTCCATCAAGATGTTCATCTTACACTCGGCATCAAACAATAA
- the LOC139939045 gene encoding GTPase Era, mitochondrial-like isoform X2 gives MEKPLVCTHCRQSSSRVTTKEGAVHNGLRQDDPFSTNGVEENKEKTHSGIPISSEKALQEMLLLKKPNLPDDSRVLNVAIIGSPNAGKSTLINRLMGQRICSVSSKVHTTRSTALAVLTRNNTQIVLLDTPGMVSHLHGRRHQLSRPLLVDPKNSLEKADLAIVLVDASNKWTCEKISPEILVALHHNPNVQSVLVLNKVDLISSKQQLFSLTAQLTEGVIGNHKFTLDNRTAYSLGKVETSPMLSHKYKPRMQPDDIQSIPMNKSERTDQVQEVTTDSRDNYEADIPTFVPQNPDANDKVPSRSNDSSSTESSKSGIDPVLNLDSVSHQKFNTLGDYVSTLEGFSSKSSAVEAEEVSTKSEEMQEDQKRVKQEQRELLKMMMKRNGWDRFDAVFMVSALSGEGLEDVKEHLMEKAVPGIWEYHEDVVTNLSPEEILVEAIREKLLEHLPQEVPYNLSQRNELWTTLDCGKLRIIQKIVCHKKSHVNMLKKRIGIIAREAEDSLVEAFHQDVHLTLGIKQ, from the exons A TGGAAAAACCACTTGTCTGCACTCACTGCAGACAGTCTTCTTCTCGTGTTACAACAAAAGAGGGCGCAGTTCACAATGGCCTTCGTCAAGATGACCCATTTTCCACAAATGGAGTTGAAGAGAACAAGGAAAAAACCCACAGTGGAATTCCTATCAGTTCAGAGAAAG CTCTCCAGGAGATGTTATTGCTCAAGAAGCCCAATCTGCCAGACGATTCACGAGTCCTAAATGTCGCCATCATCGGGTCACCCAACGCTGGCAAATCAACACTTATCAATCGACTCATGGGTCAAAGG ATTTGTTCGGTCTCAAGTAAAGTCCACACAACGCGCTCTACTGCCCTGGCTGTTCTCACAAGAAATAATACACAAATT GTGTTATTGGATACTCCTGGTATGGTTAGTCACTTACATGGGAGAAG ACATCAGTTATCACGACCTCTGCTGGTTGACCCCAAGAACAGCCTGGAAAAAGCAGACCTTG ctATTGTGCTAGTAGATGCTTCAAACAAGTGGACATGCGAGAAAATATCCCCCGAGATACTGGTGGCTTTGCATCATAATCCGAACGTACAATCTGTATTGGTGCTCAACAAG GTTGACCTGATCAGCAGCAAGCAGCAACTGTTTTCTCTCACTGCTCAGCTGACCGAAGGAGTCATCGGCAATCACAAATTCACACTGGACAATAGGACAGCCTACTCTCTAGGCAAGGTCGAGACGAGTCCCATGCTCTCACACAAATACAAACCAAGAATGCAACCAGATGATATTCAAAGCATTCCTATGAACAAATCAGAGAGAACTGATCAAGTTCAGGAAGTCACCACAGACTCTAGAGACAATTATGAGGCAGACATTCCAACATTTGTTCCGCAAAATCCTGATGCTAATGACAAAGTACCCAGTAGAAGCAATGATTCAAGTTCGACTGAGAGCTCCAAGAGCGGCATCGACCCTGTATTAAATTTAGACAGCGTGTCTCATCAGAAGTTCAACACTTTAGGAGATTATGTCAGCACCTTGGAGGGGTTTAGTTCAAAGAGCAGTGCGGTCGAGGCAGAAGAAGTCTCTACAAAATCTGAAGAGATGCAGGAGGATCAGAAGAGGGTGAAGCAGGAGCAGCGAGAGCTTTtaaagatgatgatgaagagaAATGGCTGGGATAGGTTTGATGCTGTGTTCATGGTCTCTGCCCTCAGTGGAGAGGGGCTGGAGGATGTCAAG GAACACCTGATGGAGAAGGCAGTTCCGGGTATCTGGGAGTACCACGAAGATGTTGTAACCAATTTGTCCCCTGAGGAAATTCTGGTTGAAGCCATCCGAGAGAAACTACTGGAGCATCTTCCACAGGAAGTACCTTACAATCTCAGCCAG AGAAATGAGTTATGGACAACGCTGGATTGTGGGAAACTGCGCATTATTCAGAAGATTGTTTGTCACAAGAAATCCCACGTG aacaTGTTGAAGAAAAGGATTGGCATTATAGCGCGGGAGGCAGAGGATAGCTTAGTGGAGGCGTTCCATCAAGATGTTCATCTTACACTCGGCATCAAACAATAA